Genomic DNA from Gaiellales bacterium:
GAGGTGCTCGAGGAGGTCGGGGCCGGCCAGGTGGTGCTCGTCGGCGACGGCTTCGGCTGCCGGGTGGCGCTCGAGTACACCGCCGCCCAGGGCGGCCGGGTGGCGGCGCTCGCGCTGCTCGATCCGCCGCTCCGTCCCGACCCCGAGCGAGTGCGCGAGCTGGCCGCCGCCGAGCGGCGCAGCAAGATCTACGCGAACGCCGACGCGGCCATCGCCGAGTGGCCCGGCTACGCGGGCCGCCTCCACACGCCGGGCGTGCTGATCGAGGAGGACGTGGCCGAGCATCTCGTCGTCGACCAGGACGGGCGCCTCCGCTTCCGCTACAGCCACGACGCCGCCGCGGCCGCGCTCGAGGCGATGGCCCAGCCGGCCCAGGGGCTGAAGGAGATCGTCTGCACCGTCCTCATCGTGCGCGGCGAGCGCTCGGACATGCTCACCGCGGCCGACGCCGAATGGGCAGCCGCGGAGATGCGGAGATGCCGGC
This window encodes:
- a CDS encoding alpha/beta hydrolase, translated to MSRFHILVWGAGDLPPVVCLHRARGHARRFERVARMMTDDRRVIAYDLRGHGRSPWSGPHTLAQHAADLDEVLEEVGAGQVVLVGDGFGCRVALEYTAAQGGRVAALALLDPPLRPDPERVRELAAAERRSKIYANADAAIAEWPGYAGRLHTPGVLIEEDVAEHLVVDQDGRLRFRYSHDAAAAALEAMAQPAQGLKEIVCTVLIVRGERSDMLTAADAEWAAAEMRRCRLEVVPGGHVPLWDALAESGALVRSFVAAQRARA